The segment AAATGCAGATAAAGTTTTATATAAGTTTTTTATGAAATAAAAATTTAAGGTTGTTCAACCTTAAATTCTTTAAAAGCTAACGAGGGTATATATTTTAAATTGTATATAGAATAGTTATATGTTTTCTTGGGCTTGTTGAGTAGTTGTTTGTTTTTACTTTGTTTTATAGAAAAAGCCCCAAAAGCCTTAAACAACTAAAGAGCGATAGCACAACTGCCATCGCTCTTTAGGTTGAAATTTTTATTGAACTCCACCGCCGCCATCGCCTTGTTTGGCGTCATCGTTACGGATGGACTTTTTGCGCTTAGGCGGACCTTGCTGCTGTAGTTTCCCGAAGCGGTACTCAAAGGTTAACCGGAAACCACGGTTATATTGGGTAACCAACGTCTGCGTGCTGAAAGGTAGCCTCTCATCGGTGTTTTGGTTTACGCCAGATAATTCGTTTCTGAACTTCAGGGCTTGTCTGAACGGGTTATCCATCCCTAAGCTCAAAGCTCCCTTTTTCTCAAACAATTCTTTCCGGATGGCCAGGTTGTGGTAAGAGAACGAAGAGGCAATTCCTTGCAGTTGAATACGGTCTGAGTTGAAGCCCCCGGAGAACTGAGCACTTACGCCTTTCCCGAAGGTATAACCCGAACTCACGTTGATGTTGTACATCAGACCAGAGTTAGACGCGAGCGGGGCATTCAAATCAACATAGTACACGTTCACGTTTCCGTTGATGTTCCAGGCCGGAATGGGCTTGGTAGAGCCAGACAAGGTCATCCCGTAGGTCTTGTTCTTGGCGATGTTGTTAAACGTCACAAAGGTGGTGTCGCGCAGTACTTCAGAAACAGACTCAATGGCATTATCAGTAACGCGCATGTAAGCAGAGACGTTGATAGAAGTAGTCTTGAAGTAGGTGCTGTAGTTCAGTTCATAAGAGTCAGTTAACTCAGCATCCAACCTTGGGTTACCGTACACTACCAGGTTTGGTCCTTGTTGCTGGCGGTACGGGTTCAGGAAAAACAACTGCGGTCTTTGGATCCGTTGGGTAAACGTTGTACGCAGTTTGCTGTTCTGCGTAAGGTCATAGGCCAAGGTGATGTTCGGGATGAAGTTATCGTAGTTGGCGGTGAAATCTTGCTCCGGATTCACAAAATCACCCGCAACATCGGTGTACTCATAGCGCCCGCCAAACTTCAGGGCCGTCTTTTTGTTCAGGTTGAAGCCATAGGACAGGTAAGAGGCAATCACGTTCTGGTCATAGGAGAAGTCTCCGTTCAAGTCTTTACCGTCATACAGAGAGGAACTGGATACGTCGCGCAGAATGCCTTTGGCGCCTATTTCCAGCAAGGTGTTTTTAGGCATTGGGTGCGCGTAGTCTGCCTGGAAGGTGAGTTCCTTGTTAAGACCTTCGTTTTCATTGCGGGTAGTAGAACGTAACGGACCCTCAATCTCATACCTTAATTGGTTTACCTCATTGTCCTGATCTGTCTGGCTATAGAGCGCCAACAACGTAAGTTCCTGTTGCGGTTTTTTGAATTGGTGGGTAAAATCCAGGTTCAAGTCCATGCTCAACCGTTGGTTGTTGTTCTTCATGGACAGGTTATATTGATCGGTTAGCCTTGGCTCCAGAAAACCTGTAGTTGCTTCGTTCTGCGCTGCCTGAAAGGTGTTGGCATTCTGGTGGGACCGCATCTTGAAAGAGCCTGTATTTAGCCTGATGCCGGCTGACAAGCTATTCTTCTCATTGATATCATAATCCAAACCCAACTGACCGAAACCAAACATACCGTCAACGGTGCTTCTCCCCAATTGGGTAGTGGTGTTCTCAAACAATTCCCCTGCATCGTTCCTGACCTGGTTCATCTGCCGCAGGTTCATGGAACCTTTGCTGTAAAACCGGTTCACACCCGCGTTCAGGTTCACGCCTAGTTTGCCCTGCTTTATGCTCAGGTTGCCGTTCCCGTTGCTGCCCCGGGTACCGGCAGTTAGGGTGGTAGAACCGGTTACGCCCTGGATACTGTTTTTCTTAGTCACGATGTTGATGATACCGGCGGTACCTTCCGCATCATATTTAGCCGATGGGCTGGTAATTACCTCCACGTTTTTAATGACATCGGCGGGGATTTGCTTTAGGGCATCAGCCACGTTGCCGGCCATCACGGTAGAAGGTTTCCCGTTGATGAGCACCCGCACGTTTCCGCTGCCGCGCATCTGGATGTTGCCATCCTGGTCTAATGAAATGGACGGTACTTTCTGCATCACATCGGCGGCGGTGCCACCGGTGTTGGTGATATCTTTCTCGGCGTTGTACACCAGGCGGTCTACCTTGTCTTCAATTAAAGGCTTTTCACCTACCACGGTTACTTCCTGTAATTTGGTGTGAGCAGGGGCTAAGGCTACTTTATTCAGATTCGCGGTTTGGTCCTCTGCGGAAATAGTCACCTGCTTCATTTCCTTGGTTTCATACCCAATGAAGCTGATGTTGAGGGTATAAGTCCCGTTGGGTACTCGGTTTAAAGTGAAGCGGCCTTTCTCATCGGTGACGGTACCGTCAACGGTTTTGCCGCTGGCCGCATTGATCAGGGCGATAGTAGCGAACTCAACCGGCTTGGAAGATTCTGAGTCTACTACGGTACCGGTAATTCTGCCGGCTCCCTGGGGAGTTTGCATGGCAGGAGCAACTCCGGCTGGAGCTGTTTGAGGACGAGGGGAGTTCACTGGACTCTGCGCCCAGAGGGGGGCAGAGATAGCGCAGCTTAACAAGGTTAAGAGCAGAAGTTTTTTCATATAGGGTGTCATGAAGGTATTTGCTTTTTGCCAACTGAAAAAGTAGAGATGAATTGGGAGAGCATCAGGCCGGCTTGAGACTCTCACGCAATTCATCAATATTTATTCAGTTGAAGCATTAGTATTCCTAAGGAGAGGAATATTACAGGCCCATTCTTGAAAAGAAGGCTTTTAACAAAACCTTAACAAAGCCTTGATGTGGCAACTTTTACAAGGCGTAGATAATGAGGAGATTGGCAATTTGAGAGGGCATGTTAGATAAGAGAGCAGTTGAATGTGAGGAACTCATTTTTTCTTAGGACATAGAAAGCCCTTGCTCTCTTAGAAGCAGAAAGCAAATCTGGAGAGAACGTTATACGCTTGTTTTTAGAAAAGAGGGAAAAAAGGTAGCTACAACCAACCCTCCCGAACTGCCCTCGCCACTAATTCAGAAGTACTGGCTACTCCCGTCTTGGCCAGAATGTTCCTTCTGTGGGTGTTCACGGTATGCTGGCTGATGTAGAGTTTGTCACTTATTTCAAGGCTGTGGTTGCCAGAAATTAGCAATGATAGAATTTCTTTTTCCCGCTTGCTTAAGACCTCTTTTTGAGGCGAGAAAACTACTTTGGCGTTCACATCTATGTAAGAAGGCTCTCCGTCTAAACCAATGAAAGATAAAACAGGCTTCCCTTCTTTTTTCAGGTGGGAAATGTCTGTGTGCACGCCCAAGGTGCGCAATACGCCACCCGCCTCGTCTGCCTGAATGGTAACTACCTGTTGCAGAATTCTGATGTATTGCCCGTTTGCTTTCTTGATTCGGTAATCATACCTGACTTTGTACTTCATGCTTTTACCTGGCGGCAATTTCAGGAAGAACTCAGTAACGGCGTTCTCAAAGTTTAGAAACCAGGGCAGGTCATCTGGGTGAATGTTGTCCAGGATGTGAGGCACGTTGAAGTCTTCGGGGTGGTACCCCAGTAGGGCTGTTACATTTTCATGTACATATTCAATCTTTGCCTCCAGGCAGTTGAAGATGTAATAATAATAGTCACCCACCTGGAAGATATTCAGTAGTTTCTTGTGAACCTCCAGTTCAAATTTTAAATCAGGAACAGTGGTTTCCTTGGAAATTTGTTTCCAGATTTTTTGCGCCTCCTCAAATGCGATCAGTCCCATTGCCTCTATAAATTAGTAAAATCTAATATTTGATTAACTTTGATGTATAGTACTGTGCTTCAATTTAAACAATAGATAACTAAGAGTTATATTAAATTATAATTAATTAATGACTTTATGTAACAATTTAGATGAAATAGAGGAGGTGTTACATGAAAATTTATATTTGTTTTTCTATATCTATTATAGAAAAGGTCTCTGTTCCAATCCAATTTTCATAAAGTGGCCTGAAAACAGAAAAGCCTTGGCTCCATCTACTCAGGAGCCAAGGCTTTTCAAGAAAGGAAAGATTGTTCTTAATGATCAGACATCACACGTAGTACCAGCCCGTCAAGTTCTGGGGTAACCTTGATCTGGCAGGAAAGCCGGCTGGTATCTCTTAGATTTGGAAGGTTCTCCAGCATGTAAAGTTCATCGTCTGACGGCTCTGGCAATTCCGGGGCTTCCAGAAGTTCCACGTGGCAGGTAGCGCAAAGGGCCATTCCGCCGCAGGTAGCCAAAATATCAAACTCATTCGCTTTTAAAGCTTCCATCAGGCTAAGGCCCATGTCAGTGGGAACGGGAACGGCAACGCGTTCTCCATCTGCATTCTCTACGTAAACAGTGATGTCTTCTTGCATGGCATTACATGGTTGGCACTCCGTTTACGGTAGTGTATTTCAAAACGAACTTCTTGTCTGGGTTGATGATAGAGTAGGCGCTCTGCGCCATCAAAGCAGCCTCATGGTACCCGCACAAAATCAACTTCAGCTTGCCAGGGTACGTGTTGATGTCGCCAATGGCGTAGATACCCGGGATATTGGTGCTGTAATCAACAGTGTTCACCACTATGGCAGATTTCTCCAGCTCCAAACCCCAGTTCTCCAAAGGACCTAACTTAGGTACTAACCCGAAAAGTGGAATGAAATAATCAGTTTCTATCTGATACGGCTCAGCTCCGTCTGGGGCTAGGGTAACAGCGTGCAATTGTCCGTTCCCATGAACGTGGGTGACGTTAGATTTCAAAAGCAGGCGCATATGACCTTCTTCGGCAAGGCTGGCAACTTTCTCAGCAGACTCAGGCGCTCCTCTGAAGGTAGTACCACGGTGCACCAGAGTCAATTCTTTCGCCACATCGGCTAAGTAAATAGCCCAGTCCAAGGCAGAGTCACCACCACCGGCCAGTACCACGCGTTTGTCACGGTAGTGCTCTGGGTCCAGGATCATGTAGTTCACGCCTTTACCACCTTCAAAGTTGGCTAAGTTGTCAATGGCTGGTTTACGGGGCTCAAAAGAACCTAAGCCACCGGCAATCACCACTACTTTACAGAAAATCTCAGTGTTTTCATT is part of the Rufibacter tibetensis genome and harbors:
- a CDS encoding NAD(P)/FAD-dependent oxidoreductase translates to MSTVTTDICIIGAGPVGLFAVFEAGLLKMKCHVVDALPQVGGQLSEIYPKKPIYDIPGFPTILAGDLIKNQMEQIAPFHPAFTLGERVEDLDKLEDGSFRLRTNENTEIFCKVVVIAGGLGSFEPRKPAIDNLANFEGGKGVNYMILDPEHYRDKRVVLAGGGDSALDWAIYLADVAKELTLVHRGTTFRGAPESAEKVASLAEEGHMRLLLKSNVTHVHGNGQLHAVTLAPDGAEPYQIETDYFIPLFGLVPKLGPLENWGLELEKSAIVVNTVDYSTNIPGIYAIGDINTYPGKLKLILCGYHEAALMAQSAYSIINPDKKFVLKYTTVNGVPTM
- a CDS encoding LuxR C-terminal-related transcriptional regulator, translating into MGLIAFEEAQKIWKQISKETTVPDLKFELEVHKKLLNIFQVGDYYYYIFNCLEAKIEYVHENVTALLGYHPEDFNVPHILDNIHPDDLPWFLNFENAVTEFFLKLPPGKSMKYKVRYDYRIKKANGQYIRILQQVVTIQADEAGGVLRTLGVHTDISHLKKEGKPVLSFIGLDGEPSYIDVNAKVVFSPQKEVLSKREKEILSLLISGNHSLEISDKLYISQHTVNTHRRNILAKTGVASTSELVARAVREGWL
- a CDS encoding 2Fe-2S iron-sulfur cluster-binding protein — translated: MQEDITVYVENADGERVAVPVPTDMGLSLMEALKANEFDILATCGGMALCATCHVELLEAPELPEPSDDELYMLENLPNLRDTSRLSCQIKVTPELDGLVLRVMSDH
- a CDS encoding TonB-dependent receptor domain-containing protein, whose translation is MKKLLLLTLLSCAISAPLWAQSPVNSPRPQTAPAGVAPAMQTPQGAGRITGTVVDSESSKPVEFATIALINAASGKTVDGTVTDEKGRFTLNRVPNGTYTLNISFIGYETKEMKQVTISAEDQTANLNKVALAPAHTKLQEVTVVGEKPLIEDKVDRLVYNAEKDITNTGGTAADVMQKVPSISLDQDGNIQMRGSGNVRVLINGKPSTVMAGNVADALKQIPADVIKNVEVITSPSAKYDAEGTAGIINIVTKKNSIQGVTGSTTLTAGTRGSNGNGNLSIKQGKLGVNLNAGVNRFYSKGSMNLRQMNQVRNDAGELFENTTTQLGRSTVDGMFGFGQLGLDYDINEKNSLSAGIRLNTGSFKMRSHQNANTFQAAQNEATTGFLEPRLTDQYNLSMKNNNQRLSMDLNLDFTHQFKKPQQELTLLALYSQTDQDNEVNQLRYEIEGPLRSTTRNENEGLNKELTFQADYAHPMPKNTLLEIGAKGILRDVSSSSLYDGKDLNGDFSYDQNVIASYLSYGFNLNKKTALKFGGRYEYTDVAGDFVNPEQDFTANYDNFIPNITLAYDLTQNSKLRTTFTQRIQRPQLFFLNPYRQQQGPNLVVYGNPRLDAELTDSYELNYSTYFKTTSINVSAYMRVTDNAIESVSEVLRDTTFVTFNNIAKNKTYGMTLSGSTKPIPAWNINGNVNVYYVDLNAPLASNSGLMYNINVSSGYTFGKGVSAQFSGGFNSDRIQLQGIASSFSYHNLAIRKELFEKKGALSLGMDNPFRQALKFRNELSGVNQNTDERLPFSTQTLVTQYNRGFRLTFEYRFGKLQQQGPPKRKKSIRNDDAKQGDGGGGVQ